CTCGCGATGTACgaacgatttttgtttttttgtttcacttgtCCCACACTATTTCCGATGTTACGCAATGCATTGTTCTTCCATTTAATGCGATTTAATGTTAGGTTATCGTTAAactcggtcgatcgatcgattcgagaTTCAAATCGATTCAAGCTGCACGCATGACTTTAGTTCTAGTAAACTTTACGTAAGCGGTTGCATAATTATCTGTTtcatgaaacataaataaatcatttattgAAGACTATAACGAACGGACATTGTGTCCACACCTACCTATAGCATATGTGCCGCTCGCCGCGTTCGATGAACGGGGCCACTATTTCTACATTGCAACGTTAGACGTGTTCTGTTCGTTCCTAAGTGTCTTACTGTTCCTGGTTACCGTTAACCACCCGGAATGCCATCTACAAACCAGCGGGCCGTGTATCGTTCGGCTAGGAACGCCTGTGATGATCGATTCTGGTTCTTCTCCGGTCGCTTCTACCTGCCGGTTTACTGATAGAAAAAACACCCTGACCATCTTGTAATCTCAAACGTGTGTGCAAATTCTCCTTTGACGTGGAtctctccggttccggttccgtcaACCGTTTGCCGCTCGCTCAGTGGAGGAACCAGGCACACCATTATATCACAGAATCGTTTCCCATGCCGCTGCGGGACCTGTTCTGTCTGGCGCCGCCGTTCCGCTGCCCATCGTCCCGGTCGTCCTCGGCGTCACAGTCGAGCGTAATGATGCTGGAATCTCCGATTGGCGCTGCCCCGAGCACCAGATTCTCCATCGAGTGTCCGCGGCGCAGCAACGTGTTGCAGAGGGTTTGCGTGAATCCTGCCGAGGCGGACCCAGCAGACGGTGGTGCGGGCACAGTGTTGCCGACTgccccggtgatggtggccggtCGCAGAATCTGCCGAACGTCGGAAGCCGTCAGTTGGTGGTGGGGCGACAACGagtgcgccgccgccggcgattCAGCATCCGTGCCGACCACGAGCGACCGATAGCGGCGACCACTGCCCAGGGTCGACGAGTTGAACAACATTCGCGGTGGCCGCGCCATCTCCATGGACTCGGGGCCCCCGAACTGCTGCAAAACGGAACAGTAATCGGGCGGAAGCTCGCCATCGGCGGCCGGATTTGCTCCGAGTGCCGCATGATGGTCGGACTGCGCGGTCGACTGGGGCAGCGCCActcgttgccggtggccgccgccgccgccgctcgattCACCCATTAGTCGGCGTACGCTGCGCCGGATGCTGTTGCGTAGCATCTTCGCGATCCGtgccccggtggccgtggtgtacgacggtggcggtgtgtaCTTTGGCGGCGCATCATCTTCACCCGCGGATCCCCGCGTATCGAGGGACAGCGAAACGCCCTCGTTCGGTTCCGCGCCGTCGCGCGCCCGACCTGACGCCGAACTCTGTTGCACCGGACGGGAAAAGGCCGGACGTCTCGCTTGGTTCACTGCACCACGAGCGGTGCTACCCGTGTCGCCCTCGACCGGTGGTCGCAGTAAGAGGTCCACGCGCTgcaaaaaacaccgaaaacgcGGAGTCTATAGAATTCTTCCGGAGCCGGTAGCTCACGTCCCACTACTCACGTCCAGTATGTCCGGTGGTCCCCGGCACAGGTAGCGATAGATCTGCACCAccatcgcgatcgggacgagCAGCAGGAAGCTGACCTGCACGAACCCACCGGTCTGGCGGGCCCACAGCGGCCAATAGCTGGCCGACCCATTCCCAGGGTTGCCCCAGTTGAAGAGCGCCGCACTGTTCGACAACCGGTACTGGAGGATACACAGAAAGATGAGCCCGATCGGGAGCAGAAAGTTCCAGGCAAACGCCACGAACGCCGAAAAGGATTGCAGAAGCTTCAGATCGTTGACTAGAATGTCGCCTGCGGGTAAAGTACATTTGGGGGGGAGAATTAGTTTTATtgggcaccggcaccagccgcCGACCGAGTTAAGGCTCACTTGTGAACGGTCGACCACGGACAAGGAACAGGGCCAGTATGTGTCCGATCCAGAGCAACAGCACCCACCAGGCGGCGCCGAGGATGGTGTCGAGGTAGTACACGATCGTGATGCCAccctcggtggccagcggcaTCCCGAGCAGCAGCCCCGTCACGCAGCTCAGCAGAATGGAGGACGGTGCGTCCCCGATGGCGCCGGCAATCGGTTTCCACGCGACGCACAGCTGCCCAAGGCCGAACAGGGCAAGCGAGAGGTACCCGATCAGCCCCCAGATCGCGGGAATGTGTCCGGGCGCGGCCGTGGCCAGCGCAGCCGGTAGCAGCTCCGTCGCAAGACGCAGCACCTGGTAGCCACTCTCACGGCTCGGATCGGCGTACGGTCGCTTGAAGCTTTCGCCGACCACCATCGAGTAGCGGATCAGCCATCGGTTCGGCATCGTGGCGTGCTGCGGTGGCAACGGTTGGCTGGCGGGCAGCAAAAAGACGTTGGTTCCCAGGTTttctaaaacaaaaaggcAAATCAGATTAGCACCAAGATTTCCGAGCCTCCGAGCGTTTACGCGACCTACCGTACGATCCGGGGAAGTAGTAGTACCCGTGGGTGTTGAGAAtctgcacgcacgcactacCCAGcacggcggccagcagcagcacggcgaGCGTGATGAACGTGACCAGGAACGCATCCCGGCGCAGCTCGCGCCGTGTCCGTCCGTTGCACGCTCCCTTCCGGTTGCTGCGGCAGTTGAGTGAGTAGATCGAAACGCCGAGCAGACCCCACGTCAGGAACGTTTCCTGCGCCGCGCACATCCAGCTGCGCGAGTTGAGGAAAAAGTCCTGCCAGTCCGTCGCCGGGAACACGCTCTGCACGCTGTCGTAGTTGATGAAGGTGAGAAACTTGGCGCACACGGCCACGAGCCCGGCCGTGGCGATCAGGAACAGCCCGACGGCTACCTTCCCCAGCGACCGGATGCCCCGGCAGAGGGCCACAAATACGAGCGTCCACAGGATGGCCAGGTTGAACGCCAGCTGAAACCGGATCGCACCGATCCCGCTCACACCGGGCGCAGTTGCCGAGCCCCGGCCGGTGCCTGCGGTCGACGTTTGCATCCGCAGGTGGTACCGTTGCAGCACCACGCCATTGAAGtagtcggccaccgtgtcggACAACCGGAACGACTGGTTGCCGCCCGCCGCGAGGCCACCGCGGTAGAACTCGAACGGTTCCTGCCACCGGTACTTCTCGTTGCGCACGGTAAATGCATCGCGGAAGTACACCAACAGCCAGGCGAGCGAGATGGCCGAGTAGAGCGCGACCAACGCTTGGGCGACTAGCAGCGCGATGCCGATGCCCTTGCAGATCGGACTGATGCGCCACATGGTGACCGGTCCGCCGCGGATCCGCGCCCCCAGCACCATCTGCAGCCACATCATCGGGATGCCGAACAGGAGCGAGAACAGCACGAACTGCACGACAAAGTTCGCCCCGAAATGGACGCTGAAGACGGCGAATCGGGACAGGTTGAACAGCCCCACGGTGCAGAAGGTCGTCGCCAGCGAGCGCGAAATGGCGTGCGGCCAGCGGGCCTTCGGGCGGCCATCGTTCCGGCGGCTGCTTCGTCGGCcttcctccaccaccgccccgTCCGGATCGGACGACTCCTCTTCCGGGGCGCGTTGGTCCGGTTGCTGCGCGTCGTCTTCAgtggccgccgtcgatcgCCACTGCGAAGGCTCTTCGCCGCCGAGTGCCGCCAAGCCCCGGTGCCGTTCCCGGCTACCTCCGTTCGCGGTAGCAATGGTGGCCACTTCACCACCCACCGTTCCGATCTGCTGCGTTCCGAGGCTCACCGACTGTCGCGAAGGCACTCCGGTTCCGCC
The nucleotide sequence above comes from Anopheles bellator chromosome 1, idAnoBellAS_SP24_06.2, whole genome shotgun sequence. Encoded proteins:
- the LOC131215103 gene encoding sodium-dependent transporter bedraggled; amino-acid sequence: MRRKHLIELPEQIVVGPVPVAVEPLGQLLGDPSAIGGPDHPEDGDDFCSISTLPVDERPSSSMDSEERPAMINVPALRVALPPSPIPSTWEPTAPLASSPSPPQPLETDLDGGWDERVVPRLPRQTGRRTQSQPRLVSITAVRDEATNELVIRTNSVPGDRASAPPLALAEESPVQQQQAAPQQHRYGAVESEGSSMGSSRNPSPVSLLSSTTTYSSIASGGDNADNRRAEPNHEAGGTGVPSRQSVSLGTQQIGTVGGEVATIATANGGSRERHRGLAALGGEEPSQWRSTAATEDDAQQPDQRAPEEESSDPDGAVVEEGRRSSRRNDGRPKARWPHAISRSLATTFCTVGLFNLSRFAVFSVHFGANFVVQFVLFSLLFGIPMMWLQMVLGARIRGGPVTMWRISPICKGIGIALLVAQALVALYSAISLAWLLVYFRDAFTVRNEKYRWQEPFEFYRGGLAAGGNQSFRLSDTVADYFNGVVLQRYHLRMQTSTAGTGRGSATAPGVSGIGAIRFQLAFNLAILWTLVFVALCRGIRSLGKVAVGLFLIATAGLVAVCAKFLTFINYDSVQSVFPATDWQDFFLNSRSWMCAAQETFLTWGLLGVSIYSLNCRSNRKGACNGRTRRELRRDAFLVTFITLAVLLLAAVLGSACVQILNTHGYYYFPGSYENLGTNVFLLPASQPLPPQHATMPNRWLIRYSMVVGESFKRPYADPSRESGYQVLRLATELLPAALATAAPGHIPAIWGLIGYLSLALFGLGQLCVAWKPIAGAIGDAPSSILLSCVTGLLLGMPLATEGGITIVYYLDTILGAAWWVLLLWIGHILALFLVRGRPFTSDILVNDLKLLQSFSAFVAFAWNFLLPIGLIFLCILQYRLSNSAALFNWGNPGNGSASYWPLWARQTGGFVQVSFLLLVPIAMVVQIYRYLCRGPPDILDRVDLLLRPPVEGDTGSTARGAVNQARRPAFSRPVQQSSASDDAPPKYTPPPSYTTATGARIAKMLRNSIRRSVRRLMGESSGGGGGHRQRVALPQSTAQSDHHAALGANPAADGELPPDYCSVLQQFGGPESMEMARPPRMLFNSSTLGSGRRYRSLVVGTDAESPAAAHSLSPHHQLTASDVRQILRPATITGAVGNTVPAPPSAGSASAGFTQTLCNTLLRRGHSMENLVLGAAPIGDSSIITLDCDAEDDRDDGQRNGGARQNRSRSGMGNDSVI